AATTTACCATTAAACATCTCTCCATCTAGGTCTTTCATGGCAGTTTTCAAAGTCGCAAAGGTGTCGCTGGCTGAAACGTATTTTTGGTGCTCGTAAAAAACTTGATAGCGTCTTTATAGGCTGTAGAACTTTCCTTCCGAGCTGCCTCAATTAGCCCATACCAAATAGTTGAATAAATGCTGCCCATGGCGTGGACCTCACCTGGCATCTGAAAACTCGCGCAATCATCATAAAATGATTGGGCTTTCAGATTCTGAATCTTTATGTCTTTCATTGAACGGGGATTATCACAGTGGCCCAGCCCCTCCATTGAGTTTATGATATCTTCACCAAGTACCGTTGTGTCGAACATCAAATAGGAGTATACATCTGCAATGCCTTCATGGACGGCAAATAGACTACCTTGCACTGTCTTTGAGCAAATATTTCTGTCACCATTTCCGCATTTTTTATCATTAGAAGAAAGGGCTATCGGCAGATTGGCTCCGTATTCCAAATTTGCATGCCCATATTCGTGGGCCGCAATGTCAGCAGATAAAGCGAGCGGAGCATGGACATCAAAATTGTTAACCTTGCCTCTGGGCAAAGAGACCCCAAAGACCATGGCATTCACATCTCGACCCGTCCAGGCTGCGTTGATGAAAAGACTGTATGGACCATTTGTTTCATATTGAGCGTAATAGAAATGAGGAGCTGCAATTACCTTTTTGTTTTTCGCGAACGCAGCTGCGCCATATTGAGATTCAATTCGATAAACAAAGTGATTGAGCCAATAATAGATGTTGTAATCAACAAGGTTTAGCATGGGAAGTCCCTTTGTACTGAACTTGAACCTACCATTGGTCGGTACCGTCTTAGCAAATTCAAACACACTGTCGCTGTTGCCATAAACCACTTCATCGAACTCAAAGTTGCCATTGTCGAGGCCCGAAGTCGGCGTCTTAACGGCATAAGTCAAATAGGTGCTTTGGTCATTTACCCCGACAGGATTAGGCTTTGGCGTGGCCGTACCACCGATTTCACCAGAATTCACAACGATGGGGGGATTCAAAACTTTTCCGGCTTGAAAGAGCGGATTCTTAAAGAAAACACATCCATTGTAGTCGGAAGTTGTATCCGACATACAATTTGGATCTTGCCTGCCAATACCAAAATCAACAGGTTTTCCGCCACCAATAGGTGGACCATCAGGTCCAAGCGAATTCTGAAACGCCTTATTTGGTTTAAATCCACTTTTCCCACAGTTCAGGTAAAGAAACGGAAATCCAAATCCAAATAGAATCAGGGCCGAAAACTTAAAAATGGATTTTAGACTGAATGCCGATTTTAATCGTGGAATCAATTTCATTTTCTTCGCTTCCAAAACGTCTCTCCTTCTTTCAATTATATCTTTCCAAAAGCACCTGAGCTCTAACCGGCTTAACAGGAACATCGAGAAAACGTCTGGGTGATGCCGCCCTCAAATAAATTCTAACCTCTTTTATTGCTTGTGCGCCAACAAAAAGCGAGTTCTCAGCTTAGCCAGGACCTTGCTCCAGGACACTGTCTCAATATGAGATTTCCGATGGATACAAAGAAATAGGTTTATTTTTGTATTAGAAACTGATCAGTCGTCCGCTTAAAAAATAGACAATGTCAATCAGTGAAGGTCGATCGCATTCTCAACACCCAATAGAGAGACCATACTCTCTATGAGCTCCTGTGAGGGTTTTACTGAACGAGGGTCCATCGGCTCCAAAAGTACAGATTTTGAGATATCCGACAACAAAAGTTCGAAGGAGAGATTCGCATCTCCTGGATGCCTGAGAAAAAGATCACGTAAATCTCCTAGCTTATCCTCACTCCTTTGATTGAGGCTCAGTACCAATGATTTTGCTCGTGCGAAGATATCGTGAATGGGCCTTACCTCATCAACTAAAATCTTCAACTGATCTTTGTCTTTCTCTAGGGTTCCAGATACCAAAAGTGCAACATCCGATTTAAGTGAAGTCTCGTATTTTCCGAATGAATCCGGAAAAATAACTAACTCAAGACTGCCGGTAAGATCTTCGAGAACCCCAAAAGCCATGCGAGTTCCCTTCTTTGTAATGATCTCCCTTAAGGTATTTACAATTCCCAAAATACTCACTCGACTCTTGTTCGGTGAAGCCGCAATTCCTTGGATCGTGCCGGAAGCCCACTTTTTGGTTAGTCTCTCAAGGCCAGCTAAGGGGTGATCCGACAAATAAAAGCCCAAGACTTCTTTTTCATAAATTAACCGTTGGCTTCTATTCCATGGAGGACGAGACTCAATCCTGACCTTCTCTTGTTCTTGAACTTCAGCTGCGAAGGCGAATAAACTGACTTGCCCTCTTTCCAAATCCCTTTTTGCTTGATCGGCCCGCTCTATGAAACGGGGATAATTTTCCGTTAACTCCGCTCGATTGGACCCAAAACCATCAAAGGCTCCCGCCTTGATCATACACTCAACGGTCTTTTTATTGACCCTTCTTAAATCTACTGAGGAAAAAAACTCCTCTAAAGACTCAAATCCTTTTCCATCTCGAGAATGAAGAGAATCAAGAATCGCCTCTACAGCACTTTTACCAACCCCTTTAATTGCACCTAATGAAAAGTATATAACATCGCCACGAGCTGAAAATTTATACTCAGAATGATTGATATGAGGAGGCAAAACCTTAATTTTGTGGCGCTGAGCATCCTTCACGTACTTCACGACTTTATCAGTGTCGTTCATCTCTGTACTTAAGAGAGAGGCAAAAAACTCGACTGGATAATAGTGTTTGATCCAGGCTGTATAGGCCGAAACCACACAATAGGCGGCAGCGTGAGATTTATTAAAGCCATACTTAGCAAACTCCGCCATGGTGTCGAAAAGTTCCGCCGCCTTGATCAAATCATGATTGTTCTCTTTGGCTCCTGCCAAAAACCGATCTTTCTGAGTTGCCATTTCCTCAGCAATCTTTTTTCCCATTGCTCGACGAAGCAAATCCGCTTCTCCCAAACTATAATTTGCTATCCGTGAGGCAACGAGCTGCACTTGTTCCTGATAAACGATGATCCCATAAGTCTCCTTCAAAATCGGCTCAAGCTCAGGAAATAAATATTTGACTGGAGTCTCCCCCTTTTTTCGAGACAAATAATCAGGAATCATGTCCATCGGTCCAGGTCTGTACAAAGCATTGATAGCGACAATATCTTCAAAACAGTTAGGTTGAGCCTTGCGAATCAGGTCTGTAATTCCCTCTCCCTCAAATTGAAAAACCCCTGCGGTATCTCCTTTACACATCAATTCGTAGATGCCAGGATCTGAAAGAGAAATATCCTGCACAAGATATTTCTTTCCACGATTGCGCTCTATTAAACGAAGAGCATCATTGATATGCGTGAGAGTTTTGAGACCCAGAAAATCGAACTTCATAAGTCCAATTTTCTCTGAGTGCTTCATGTCATACTGGACGACATTTTCTCCCTCTACTCCACGATAAAGAGGCGCATGATTTACGATATTTCCATCAGCAATGATAACTCCCGCAGCGTGTATGCCTGCGTGACGGACGAGACCTTCAATTTTTTGAGCAAGATCCATCAGATTACTGATTTTAGGATCGGTTTCCATTAACTCACGAATTCGAGATTCTTCTTTGATGGCATCTCCAAGATTGATTCCAAGACGTTCAGGAATCAACTTGGCAATCACGTCGACTTCGCTAAATGTCATTCCCATCACTCGACCCACATCACGAATGGCTGCTCTTGCCTGCAATTTACCGTAGGTGATAATTTGGGAGACACTGTCTTCGCCGTATTTCTTGGTCACATATTCAATAACTCTTTGACGGTTTTCCTGACAAAAATCGACGTCAAAGTCAGGCATACTGACCCGTTCTGGATTCAGAAATCGCTCGAAGATCAAATTGTAAGTCATCGGATCAAGATCAGTAATCCCAAGACTGTAAGCAACAAGAGAGCCCGCTCCAGAACCACGACCTGGACCAACTGGAATATCATTGTTCTTCGCCCATCCAATAAAGTCCTGAACAATCAAAAAATAGCCATTAAATCCCATTCGATCGATAACACCGAGTTCATATTCGAGCCGCTCTCGATAAGTGTTCACCCTTTCTGGAGAGAACTCTTCACCGCGCCTCTGCGCTTGCTCAAATCTCTGTTCTAAACCCTTATGACTGAGCTCCTCCATCTCATTTTTTGTCGTTCGCCCATCTGCAGTCGGATAGGTGGGCAAATGATAAATGGGTTTCCCCTCTTGATTCTTTAGTGAAAACTCAAGGCAACAACGATCCGCTATTTCAAGAGTCATATCACATGCTTCAGGGTTCTTTCTAAACAGATCTCGCATCTGCTTGGGTCCCTTGAGATAAAACTGATCGGAGCCCAGTCGGAAGCGACTTTCGTCCATCAGAGTTTTGTTGGACCCAATACAAATCAATGTTTCCTGTGCCAACTGATCGGATTGATGGAGATAATGAACATCGTTGGCTGCCACCAATGGAACATTTTTTATTCGAGAAGCTTCGACAAGAAATCCATTGATCCGGTCCCAGGCAGCAACTCCCGTTTGATTCATCTCAAGATAGAGTCGCTCAGGAAATAACTCCTTGAGCTTATCAATCGCATCTAAGGCCTTATCTTCTCCTAGGTTTTGAAGACTCCAAGGAATTTCACCCATGAGTCCACCGGTTAAACAAAGAAGATTCGAATTGTGCTGTTTGAGAATCTCGTAGTCGATTCGTGGCTTGTAATAAAATCCCTCACGATAACCAATGGTACTGATCTTACAAAGCTGCCTGTATCCTTCAATGTTCTGTGCCAGGAGAACAAGTCGACGATTTGGCATTTGAGTGGTTTCTCTATCCTCTCCTTTGAGATGCCTCGACTTAGGGGCGACATAAACCTCTAATCCCAAGATCGGTTTGATACCCATTTTCTTTGCAGCGAAATAGAATTCAATAATACCGA
Above is a genomic segment from Bdellovibrionales bacterium containing:
- the dnaE gene encoding DNA polymerase III subunit alpha yields the protein MSFVHLHVHSQYSLLEATVRLDALAERVHELQMPAVALTDCGNMFGIIEFYFAAKKMGIKPILGLEVYVAPKSRHLKGEDRETTQMPNRRLVLLAQNIEGYRQLCKISTIGYREGFYYKPRIDYEILKQHNSNLLCLTGGLMGEIPWSLQNLGEDKALDAIDKLKELFPERLYLEMNQTGVAAWDRINGFLVEASRIKNVPLVAANDVHYLHQSDQLAQETLICIGSNKTLMDESRFRLGSDQFYLKGPKQMRDLFRKNPEACDMTLEIADRCCLEFSLKNQEGKPIYHLPTYPTADGRTTKNEMEELSHKGLEQRFEQAQRRGEEFSPERVNTYRERLEYELGVIDRMGFNGYFLIVQDFIGWAKNNDIPVGPGRGSGAGSLVAYSLGITDLDPMTYNLIFERFLNPERVSMPDFDVDFCQENRQRVIEYVTKKYGEDSVSQIITYGKLQARAAIRDVGRVMGMTFSEVDVIAKLIPERLGINLGDAIKEESRIRELMETDPKISNLMDLAQKIEGLVRHAGIHAAGVIIADGNIVNHAPLYRGVEGENVVQYDMKHSEKIGLMKFDFLGLKTLTHINDALRLIERNRGKKYLVQDISLSDPGIYELMCKGDTAGVFQFEGEGITDLIRKAQPNCFEDIVAINALYRPGPMDMIPDYLSRKKGETPVKYLFPELEPILKETYGIIVYQEQVQLVASRIANYSLGEADLLRRAMGKKIAEEMATQKDRFLAGAKENNHDLIKAAELFDTMAEFAKYGFNKSHAAAYCVVSAYTAWIKHYYPVEFFASLLSTEMNDTDKVVKYVKDAQRHKIKVLPPHINHSEYKFSARGDVIYFSLGAIKGVGKSAVEAILDSLHSRDGKGFESLEEFFSSVDLRRVNKKTVECMIKAGAFDGFGSNRAELTENYPRFIERADQAKRDLERGQVSLFAFAAEVQEQEKVRIESRPPWNRSQRLIYEKEVLGFYLSDHPLAGLERLTKKWASGTIQGIAASPNKSRVSILGIVNTLREIITKKGTRMAFGVLEDLTGSLELVIFPDSFGKYETSLKSDVALLVSGTLEKDKDQLKILVDEVRPIHDIFARAKSLVLSLNQRSEDKLGDLRDLFLRHPGDANLSFELLLSDISKSVLLEPMDPRSVKPSQELIESMVSLLGVENAIDLH